One window of Solwaraspora sp. WMMA2056 genomic DNA carries:
- a CDS encoding DUF350 domain-containing protein, giving the protein MFRTLVVDLLLTLAYGGVGLALMALGYLLVDVVTPGKLHQLIWVERNRNATILLASNLVAVGIIVVAAITAGENSFVTGLVGTTAYGLLGLAVMAVSFVLLDAVTPGRLGDILVDREPHPAVWVSAVVHLATGAIVAAAIS; this is encoded by the coding sequence ATGTTCCGCACCCTTGTCGTCGATCTGCTGCTGACCCTCGCCTACGGCGGTGTCGGGCTGGCGCTGATGGCCCTCGGATACCTGCTGGTCGACGTGGTCACCCCGGGCAAGCTGCACCAGCTGATCTGGGTCGAGCGCAACCGCAACGCCACCATCCTGCTCGCGTCGAACCTGGTGGCGGTGGGCATCATCGTGGTCGCCGCCATCACCGCCGGGGAGAACAGCTTCGTCACCGGGCTGGTCGGCACCACTGCGTACGGCCTGCTCGGGCTGGCCGTCATGGCGGTCTCCTTCGTCCTGCTCGACGCCGTCACCCCGGGACGCCTCGGGGACATCCTGGTCGACCGTGAACCGCACCCAGCGGTCTGGGTCAGCGCCGTCGTGCACCTGGCCACCGGCGCCATCGTGGCGGCGGCGATCAGCTGA
- a CDS encoding polyamine aminopropyltransferase, translating to MSAAATAAAPDDASGPPVAAPGTTGTGTGRRYARIARPAVLAAVFVCAACGLVYELALVALGSYLIGDTVGQASIVLGVMVFAMGVGALAAKPLQRYAVVAFAAVELVLALLGGLSVLLLYAAFAWLDLYAPALVVTAFVLGLLIGAEIPLLMVLLQRIRAQSAGSAVADLFAADYVGALLGGLAFPFLLIPFFGQLRGALLVGVVNALAGVLLVGTVFRADLGRRARAAVAVAATLVGVVLVGAFTVAEDFEVTARQQLYRDPVVHAERSRYQEIVLTRALSPVAGEPDLRLFLDGDLQFSSVDEYRYHEALVHPAMAGPRGTVLLLGGGDGLGLREVLRYPDVTSVTVVELDPAVVALARSEPQIRTLNAAAFDDPRVRLVHADAFAWLRTAPDPFDVVIVDLPDPDQTATAKLYSVEFYGLVRGVLGPESRLVVQAGSPYFAQYAYWCIETSVRAAGLVTRPYHVDVPSFGDWGFVLAGLPSPTVTAPSLRVPADAPSLRFLHPQVLAAAQVFPPDRGPVQVPPSTLLEPRVLEYTRQAWRGY from the coding sequence ATGAGCGCCGCCGCCACGGCGGCGGCACCGGACGACGCATCCGGGCCGCCGGTGGCCGCACCGGGGACCACCGGCACCGGCACCGGCCGCCGCTACGCCCGGATCGCCCGGCCGGCGGTGCTGGCTGCGGTCTTCGTCTGTGCGGCCTGCGGCCTGGTGTACGAACTCGCCCTGGTCGCGCTCGGCAGCTACCTGATCGGCGACACGGTCGGGCAGGCGTCGATCGTGCTGGGGGTGATGGTCTTCGCGATGGGCGTCGGCGCGCTGGCCGCGAAGCCGCTGCAGCGGTACGCCGTCGTCGCCTTCGCCGCCGTCGAACTGGTCCTGGCGCTGCTCGGTGGTCTGTCGGTGCTGCTGCTCTACGCAGCCTTCGCCTGGCTCGACCTGTACGCGCCGGCGCTGGTCGTCACCGCGTTCGTCCTCGGGCTGCTGATCGGGGCGGAGATTCCGCTGCTGATGGTGCTGCTGCAGCGGATCCGGGCGCAGTCGGCGGGCAGCGCGGTCGCCGACCTGTTCGCCGCCGACTACGTCGGTGCCCTGCTGGGTGGCCTGGCCTTCCCGTTCCTGCTGATCCCGTTCTTCGGTCAGCTCCGGGGGGCGCTGCTGGTCGGGGTGGTGAACGCCCTGGCCGGCGTCCTGCTGGTCGGCACCGTGTTCCGGGCCGATCTGGGCCGACGCGCCCGGGCGGCGGTGGCCGTCGCGGCGACGCTGGTCGGGGTCGTGCTCGTCGGTGCCTTCACGGTCGCCGAGGACTTCGAGGTCACGGCCCGCCAGCAGCTCTACCGGGATCCGGTGGTCCACGCCGAGCGCAGCCGGTACCAGGAGATCGTCCTCACCCGAGCGCTCTCACCGGTCGCCGGTGAGCCCGACCTGCGGCTCTTCCTCGACGGCGACCTGCAGTTCAGCTCGGTCGACGAGTACCGCTACCACGAGGCCCTGGTCCACCCGGCGATGGCCGGCCCACGGGGCACGGTGCTGCTGCTCGGCGGCGGTGACGGGCTCGGTCTGCGGGAGGTGCTGCGCTACCCGGACGTCACCTCGGTGACGGTCGTCGAGTTGGACCCGGCGGTGGTGGCACTGGCGCGCAGCGAGCCGCAGATCCGTACGCTCAACGCCGCGGCGTTCGACGACCCACGGGTACGCCTGGTGCACGCCGATGCGTTCGCCTGGCTGCGCACGGCGCCGGACCCTTTCGACGTGGTGATCGTCGACCTGCCCGATCCGGATCAGACCGCGACTGCCAAGTTGTACTCGGTGGAGTTCTACGGCCTGGTGCGCGGTGTGCTCGGCCCGGAGTCCAGGCTCGTCGTGCAGGCCGGTTCGCCGTACTTCGCCCAGTACGCGTACTGGTGCATCGAGACGTCGGTGCGCGCCGCCGGCCTGGTGACCCGCCCCTACCACGTGGACGTGCCGTCGTTCGGCGACTGGGGTTTCGTGCTGGCGGGTCTGCCGTCGCCGACCGTCACCGCACCGTCGTTGCGGGTGCCGGCCGACGCCCCGTCGCTGCGGTTCCTGCATCCGCAGGTCCTGGCGGCGGCGCAGGTGTTCCCACCGGACCGGGGTCCGGTGCAGGTGCCACCGTCGACGTTGCTGGAGCCCCGCGTGCTGGAGTACACCCGTCAGGCGTGGCGCGGCTACTGA
- a CDS encoding MBL fold metallo-hydrolase, whose product MTTVSDWMTPGAHPVADGVYRIPLPMPDDALRAVNVYAIEDDAGLVLVDAGWAVPAARTALEAALGDRGHDLAAIRRFLVTHIHQDHYSQAVAIRRETGVPIALGAGERPSLEFMAAGTDEPYAAPLAKLRDAGAADLADRVQRLTTDAEQPELDWQPPDEWLSGEREVALSGRRLRALPTPGHTAGHYVFRDPQAGLLFAGDHVLPGITPSVGFEAVAAHRPLGRYLESLRAVRALPDALLLPAHGPVGDSVHRRVDELLAHHRDRLAEMAAAVGAGARTAYQVARTLPWTRRRRALDDLPPYHRMLAVNETALHLDLLVEQGRLVSHRADGVTAFRPPD is encoded by the coding sequence ATGACGACGGTGTCGGACTGGATGACGCCGGGGGCGCACCCGGTCGCGGACGGGGTGTACCGGATTCCGCTGCCGATGCCCGACGACGCGCTGCGGGCGGTCAACGTCTACGCGATCGAGGACGACGCCGGGCTGGTCCTCGTCGACGCCGGCTGGGCGGTGCCCGCCGCCCGTACGGCTCTCGAGGCCGCGCTCGGTGACCGTGGGCACGACCTCGCCGCGATCCGCCGGTTCCTGGTCACCCACATCCATCAGGACCACTATTCACAGGCGGTCGCGATCCGGCGGGAAACAGGGGTGCCGATCGCGCTCGGGGCGGGCGAGCGACCCAGCCTGGAGTTCATGGCGGCCGGCACCGACGAGCCGTACGCCGCCCCGCTGGCCAAGTTGCGCGACGCCGGGGCGGCCGACCTCGCCGACCGGGTGCAGCGGCTGACCACCGACGCGGAGCAGCCGGAACTCGACTGGCAACCGCCGGACGAGTGGCTCTCCGGTGAGCGCGAGGTGGCGTTGTCCGGCCGCCGGCTGCGGGCATTGCCGACCCCGGGCCACACCGCCGGGCACTACGTCTTCCGTGACCCGCAGGCCGGGTTGCTCTTCGCCGGTGACCACGTGCTGCCGGGCATCACCCCGTCGGTCGGCTTCGAGGCGGTGGCGGCGCACCGCCCGCTGGGCCGGTATCTGGAGTCGCTGCGGGCGGTGCGCGCGTTGCCGGACGCGCTGCTGCTGCCGGCGCACGGGCCGGTGGGCGACAGCGTCCACCGACGGGTGGACGAACTGCTGGCCCACCACCGGGACCGGTTGGCCGAGATGGCGGCCGCGGTCGGTGCCGGCGCGCGGACCGCGTACCAGGTGGCGCGGACCCTGCCCTGGACCCGACGTCGCCGGGCGCTCGACGATCTGCCGCCGTACCACCGGATGCTGGCGGTCAACGAGACGGCACTGCATCTCGACCTGCTGGTCGAGCAGGGGCGGTTGGTGTCGCACCGGGCGGACGGCGTGACGGCGTTCCGGCCACCGGACTGA
- a CDS encoding aldehyde dehydrogenase family protein has product MTVIDRPADPTGLLRPGILIDGQWRDTGTGGRRDHVDPGTGRVQQSFALAGAAEVDEAVAAAGAAAPTWRSWPVDRRRQVLSRLGDLIRANAADLAAINALEVGTPAALSYGRYTTGQTFFDYYAGWLDKAAGDVLRMPGAMDLTLLEPVGVVGAILTWNHPLANIGTTVAPALAAGCTVIVKPPEQAPFAALRFGRLCAEAGLPPGVVNVLPGGPAVGDALVRHPEVDKIGFVGGPATASRIQAAAAPTLKPLLLELGGKSASLVFPDADLDRACRFALLITANSGQGCTIPTRMFVHDDVYDEVLGRLLDGLRAVTVGDPFDPAAGMGPLIDAAACERVVGTIDRARENDTGHLVLGGHRLGGELADGYYVAPTVFSDVDPHSELATEEIFGPVLSVCRFVGEAEAVEAANASRYGLAGYVHTRDVDRAMRVASALAVGNVGVNGAGAPAGPFAPFGGVKQSGYGKVGGLAGLLEFSRVKNVLLAIDE; this is encoded by the coding sequence ATGACGGTGATCGACCGACCGGCGGACCCGACCGGCCTGCTACGCCCCGGCATTCTGATCGACGGACAGTGGCGCGACACCGGCACCGGCGGTCGACGCGACCACGTCGACCCGGGCACCGGGCGTGTCCAGCAGAGCTTCGCCCTGGCCGGAGCCGCCGAGGTCGACGAGGCCGTCGCTGCCGCCGGGGCCGCGGCCCCCACTTGGCGGAGCTGGCCAGTCGACCGCCGTCGCCAGGTGCTGTCCCGCCTCGGCGACCTGATCCGGGCCAACGCCGCCGATCTCGCCGCGATCAACGCACTCGAGGTCGGCACCCCGGCGGCCCTGTCGTACGGCCGCTACACCACCGGCCAGACCTTCTTCGACTACTACGCCGGCTGGCTGGACAAGGCCGCCGGAGACGTGTTGCGGATGCCCGGCGCGATGGACCTGACCCTGCTGGAACCGGTCGGCGTGGTCGGCGCGATCCTCACCTGGAACCATCCGCTGGCCAACATCGGCACCACCGTCGCACCGGCGCTGGCCGCCGGGTGCACGGTCATCGTCAAGCCACCGGAGCAGGCGCCGTTCGCGGCGCTGCGGTTCGGTCGACTCTGCGCCGAGGCCGGACTGCCGCCCGGCGTGGTCAACGTCCTGCCCGGCGGCCCGGCGGTCGGCGACGCCCTGGTCCGCCACCCCGAGGTCGACAAGATCGGATTCGTCGGCGGTCCGGCGACGGCGAGCCGGATCCAGGCGGCGGCCGCTCCCACGCTCAAGCCGCTGCTGCTGGAGCTCGGCGGCAAGAGCGCGTCGCTGGTCTTCCCGGACGCCGATCTCGACCGGGCCTGCCGGTTCGCGCTGCTGATCACCGCCAACAGCGGCCAGGGCTGCACCATCCCGACCCGGATGTTCGTCCACGACGACGTGTACGACGAGGTGCTCGGCCGGCTGCTCGACGGCCTGCGGGCGGTGACCGTCGGCGACCCGTTCGACCCGGCGGCCGGGATGGGACCGCTGATCGACGCGGCCGCCTGCGAGCGGGTCGTCGGGACCATCGACCGGGCCCGGGAGAACGACACCGGTCACCTCGTGCTCGGCGGGCACCGACTCGGCGGCGAACTGGCCGACGGCTACTACGTCGCCCCGACCGTCTTCTCCGACGTCGACCCGCACAGCGAACTCGCCACCGAGGAGATCTTCGGCCCGGTGCTGTCGGTCTGCCGGTTCGTTGGCGAAGCCGAGGCGGTCGAGGCGGCCAACGCCAGCCGGTACGGGCTCGCCGGCTACGTGCACACCCGCGACGTCGACCGGGCGATGCGGGTCGCCTCGGCGCTGGCCGTCGGCAACGTCGGGGTCAACGGGGCCGGTGCGCCCGCAGGGCCGTTCGCGCCGTTTGGCGGGGTGAAACAGAGCGGCTACGGCAAGGTCGGCGGGCTCGCCGGACTGCTGGAGTTCAGCCGGGTCAAGAACGTACTGCTGGCGATCGACGAATGA
- a CDS encoding glucose 1-dehydrogenase, giving the protein MTTLAGGAVLVTGAGSGIGAATARQVAAAGAAVAVNDLDPAAARAAAAAIVADGGTAYPVAGDVADPRAAAAVVAAAVDRLGRLTGLVNNVGVVRGGALRSVGPDDWDAIMRIDCASALYCSQAALPAMTSGGAIVNISSLCGIHVAPGAGAYNAAKAAVIALTRQMALEWGPDGIRANAVAPGIVSGTNFSASSRDPQAAQRRGAAVPLGRTGSATDIAPVVVFLLGDAARYVTGQVIAVDGGLGVALQTLLPT; this is encoded by the coding sequence ATGACGACACTGGCGGGTGGAGCGGTGCTGGTAACCGGCGCCGGATCGGGGATCGGGGCGGCGACCGCCCGGCAGGTCGCGGCGGCCGGCGCGGCGGTCGCCGTCAACGACCTCGACCCGGCCGCCGCCCGGGCCGCCGCCGCCGCGATCGTCGCTGACGGCGGCACCGCCTACCCCGTCGCCGGGGACGTGGCCGACCCACGGGCCGCCGCGGCCGTCGTGGCCGCCGCCGTCGACCGGCTCGGCCGCCTCACCGGCCTGGTCAACAACGTCGGCGTGGTACGCGGCGGCGCACTGCGGTCGGTCGGCCCGGACGACTGGGACGCGATCATGCGGATCGACTGCGCCAGCGCGCTGTACTGCAGCCAGGCCGCCCTGCCCGCGATGACGTCGGGCGGCGCGATCGTCAACATCTCGTCGCTGTGTGGCATCCACGTCGCGCCCGGCGCCGGCGCCTACAACGCCGCCAAGGCAGCGGTGATCGCGCTGACCCGGCAGATGGCGCTGGAATGGGGTCCGGACGGCATCCGGGCGAACGCCGTCGCGCCGGGCATCGTCAGCGGCACCAACTTCTCGGCCAGCAGCCGCGACCCGCAGGCCGCGCAGCGCCGTGGTGCCGCCGTACCGCTGGGTCGCACCGGGTCCGCGACGGACATCGCCCCGGTCGTGGTCTTCCTGCTCGGCGACGCCGCACGCTACGTCACCGGCCAGGTGATCGCCGTCGACGGTGGGCTCGGCGTCGCGCTGCAGACCCTGCTGCCGACATGA
- a CDS encoding FAD-dependent oxidoreductase gives MTGGPGGDPLAAPLAVGRHRLRNRMVMTPHLGRLPPRRLRRYVAERAAGGVAMIVLPAGQGVYANPVYPLDACAGDPDGYADPDAVSFHVRDPRHRQVLLAAAHEQLVGLADAAHGGGALAVGQIHHPGAERGWDNFQPALAPSQVRGDDTGAVPHALTAAEIDDLVTGYLATATAIVAAGFDGVELHAGHGYLLNRFLSPHYNRRTDRYGGSPAYRLRLIRRILRAVRAELGERSLLGVRLTAGEEVPGGIDAAGVTGIAAGISDLVDYVNLSLGNHDGLRDGRPATAYTGSWLVPPAPAAQIARQVRAVVDVPVLVSGRITDPATARGLIADGAADLVGLARALIADPTFPRRAVRGDDAGIVRCVACNECVRVPFSCPANPAAGREAEFDPLPAEPPAGPALVRHRRARRRITVVGAGPAGVEVAVGAAAAGAEVTLVEAADAIGGALRHLVATPLLADWAPLLHRLERRLAPLLDWPSPAGGRVVLRTGTTATADDPDLVGADLVVLATGGRPGPAGFPVDRPVLTTMDLLAGRRPPPGVPVLVVGGAERHLEPLLAADLLAGEGWPVQVCTECVDIGPDLDQRTRPAVLRRLYGRAVRFAPMSRVHRWSGGAVEVEQLFTGHRSILDAGAVVLAHGRTANDGLRAALPADLECQVVGDALAPRRLTHAVLEGARFGYALSAADL, from the coding sequence ATGACCGGCGGGCCGGGCGGCGACCCGCTGGCCGCACCGCTGGCCGTCGGCCGGCACCGGCTGCGTAACCGGATGGTGATGACCCCGCACCTCGGCCGGCTGCCGCCCCGGCGGCTGCGGCGCTACGTGGCCGAGCGCGCGGCCGGCGGGGTGGCCATGATCGTGCTGCCGGCAGGCCAGGGGGTGTACGCCAACCCGGTCTACCCGCTGGATGCCTGCGCCGGTGACCCGGACGGCTACGCCGACCCCGACGCGGTCTCGTTCCACGTCCGTGACCCCCGGCACCGTCAGGTGCTGCTCGCGGCGGCCCACGAGCAACTGGTCGGACTGGCGGACGCGGCGCACGGTGGCGGGGCGCTCGCCGTCGGCCAGATCCACCACCCCGGCGCCGAACGCGGCTGGGACAACTTTCAACCGGCCCTCGCCCCGTCGCAGGTACGGGGCGACGACACCGGAGCCGTCCCGCACGCGCTCACCGCCGCCGAGATCGACGACCTGGTGACCGGCTACCTCGCCACCGCCACGGCGATCGTCGCCGCCGGGTTCGACGGCGTCGAACTGCACGCCGGCCACGGGTACCTGCTGAACCGGTTCCTGTCCCCGCACTACAACCGGCGCACCGACCGGTACGGCGGCTCGCCGGCCTACCGGCTGCGGCTGATCCGCCGGATCCTGCGCGCGGTGCGCGCCGAGCTGGGGGAGCGGTCGCTGCTCGGCGTCCGGCTCACCGCCGGCGAGGAGGTGCCGGGCGGCATCGACGCCGCCGGGGTGACCGGGATCGCCGCCGGCATCAGCGATCTCGTCGACTACGTCAACCTGTCGCTGGGCAACCACGACGGGCTGCGCGACGGCCGGCCGGCTACCGCGTACACCGGATCCTGGTTGGTGCCGCCGGCGCCGGCGGCGCAGATCGCCCGACAGGTCCGCGCCGTGGTCGACGTGCCGGTCCTGGTCTCCGGTCGGATCACCGACCCGGCGACCGCCCGTGGCCTGATCGCCGACGGCGCTGCCGACCTGGTGGGACTGGCCCGGGCGCTGATCGCGGACCCCACCTTCCCCCGGCGTGCGGTCCGCGGAGACGACGCCGGCATCGTGCGCTGCGTCGCCTGCAACGAATGCGTACGGGTGCCGTTCTCCTGCCCGGCGAACCCGGCCGCCGGCCGGGAAGCCGAGTTCGACCCGCTGCCCGCCGAACCACCAGCTGGGCCGGCTCTCGTCCGGCACCGGCGTGCCCGCCGACGGATCACCGTCGTCGGCGCCGGGCCCGCCGGGGTGGAGGTGGCGGTCGGTGCCGCAGCGGCCGGAGCCGAGGTGACCCTGGTAGAGGCCGCCGACGCGATCGGCGGGGCACTGCGTCACCTGGTCGCTACGCCACTGCTCGCAGACTGGGCGCCGCTGCTGCACCGGCTCGAACGCCGGCTGGCCCCGCTACTGGACTGGCCGTCTCCCGCCGGCGGGCGGGTGGTCCTGCGTACCGGCACCACCGCCACCGCAGACGATCCCGACCTGGTCGGCGCGGACCTGGTGGTGCTGGCCACCGGCGGCCGGCCAGGCCCGGCCGGCTTCCCCGTCGACCGACCGGTACTGACCACGATGGATCTGTTGGCCGGTCGCCGACCACCGCCGGGAGTGCCGGTGCTGGTGGTCGGCGGCGCCGAACGGCACCTCGAGCCGCTGCTCGCCGCCGACCTGCTGGCCGGGGAGGGCTGGCCGGTCCAGGTGTGCACCGAATGCGTCGACATCGGACCCGATCTGGATCAGCGGACCCGGCCGGCGGTGCTGCGTCGGCTGTACGGCCGGGCGGTGAGGTTCGCCCCGATGAGCAGGGTGCACCGGTGGTCCGGCGGAGCCGTCGAGGTGGAGCAGTTGTTCACCGGGCACCGGTCGATCCTCGACGCCGGTGCGGTGGTTCTCGCGCACGGCCGTACCGCCAACGACGGGCTGCGCGCCGCGCTGCCGGCGGACCTCGAATGTCAGGTGGTCGGCGACGCGTTGGCGCCACGTCGGCTGACACACGCCGTGCTGGAAGGAGCCCGGTTCGGCTACGCGCTGTCCGCCGCCGATCTCTGA
- a CDS encoding ABC transporter ATP-binding protein has translation MTAASTTTRPLLEVDGLTVSVGSGRDTVHLVEQVDLSVAAGETLGLVGESGSGKSITCLALAGLLPPGARITGGSIRFAGQELTGRSPAELTRFRGNRVGMVFQEALSSLNPAFTVGNQIVESLLRHTGMNRRQARARAVELLDLVRIPDPQQRVASYPHELSGGMAQRALIAMAIAGEPELLIADEPTTALDVTVQLQILQLLGDLRDALGMSLLLVSHDLGVIATMAQRLSVMYAGQVVESGPVRDVFAAPRHPYTSALISSSAEVAEKATRLPVIPGQVPRPGHFPAAGCRFANRCAHAQPQWTRTDPPWTVLDGGDRGTRCGRQAELELPGAGPAPATESGPPAAAEAVADATVEDAGTAGPTDDSDPTGAGDTGDAGDGAVLRLRGLGKQFPLRRGVLGLRRVVVHAVDGVDLTVARGRTLGLVGESGSGKSTVGRLALRLIEPSSGEVSFLGRDLAAMSRGELRSHRRGMQMVFQDPYASLDPSMTVGQSIAEPLVVHSRLTPAERRSRIGRLLERVGLDPSLARRSPRSLSGGQRQRISFARALALEPQLIICDEPVSALDVSTRSQIVNLVQDIQEAEGIAFLFIAHDLALVHHVSHELAVMYLGRVVESGPASRVYSHPAHPYTQALLASMLTPASHGLADRSTPTGEIPSPIDPPSGCRFRTRCPHAMPLCAAETPQPTPVAGGGWSACHLTG, from the coding sequence ATGACTGCCGCGAGCACCACGACCCGACCACTGCTGGAGGTCGACGGCCTCACCGTCAGCGTCGGGTCCGGACGCGACACCGTGCATCTGGTCGAACAGGTCGACCTGAGTGTCGCCGCCGGTGAGACCCTCGGCCTGGTCGGCGAGAGCGGCTCCGGCAAGAGCATCACCTGTCTCGCCCTGGCCGGGCTGCTGCCGCCCGGCGCCCGGATCACCGGCGGTTCGATCCGCTTCGCCGGGCAGGAACTCACCGGCCGCTCCCCCGCCGAACTGACCCGGTTCCGGGGCAACCGGGTCGGCATGGTCTTCCAGGAGGCGTTGAGCAGCCTGAACCCGGCGTTCACCGTCGGCAACCAGATCGTCGAGAGCCTGCTGCGGCACACCGGCATGAACCGCCGGCAGGCCCGGGCCCGCGCGGTGGAACTGCTCGACCTGGTCCGGATCCCGGATCCGCAGCAGCGGGTGGCCAGCTACCCGCACGAACTCTCCGGCGGGATGGCCCAACGGGCGCTGATCGCGATGGCCATCGCCGGCGAACCGGAGCTGCTGATCGCCGACGAACCGACGACCGCTCTGGACGTGACGGTCCAGCTGCAGATCCTGCAGCTGCTCGGCGACCTGCGTGACGCGCTGGGCATGTCGTTGCTGCTGGTGTCGCACGATCTCGGCGTCATCGCCACGATGGCGCAACGGCTCAGCGTCATGTACGCCGGTCAGGTCGTCGAGTCCGGTCCGGTCCGCGACGTGTTCGCCGCGCCGCGGCATCCGTACACCTCGGCGCTGATCTCGTCCAGCGCGGAGGTCGCCGAGAAGGCCACCCGGCTGCCGGTCATCCCCGGCCAGGTGCCGCGCCCGGGTCACTTCCCCGCCGCCGGCTGCCGGTTCGCCAACCGGTGCGCCCACGCCCAGCCACAGTGGACTCGGACCGACCCGCCGTGGACGGTGCTGGACGGCGGTGACCGGGGCACCCGGTGCGGCCGGCAGGCCGAACTGGAACTGCCCGGCGCCGGGCCGGCGCCCGCCACCGAATCCGGCCCTCCGGCGGCGGCCGAGGCGGTGGCCGACGCGACCGTCGAGGATGCCGGCACCGCCGGTCCGACCGACGACAGCGATCCGACGGGTGCCGGGGACACCGGAGACGCCGGGGACGGGGCGGTGCTGCGACTGCGCGGCCTCGGCAAACAGTTCCCGCTCCGACGCGGGGTGCTCGGCCTGCGCCGGGTGGTGGTGCACGCGGTCGACGGCGTCGACCTGACGGTGGCCCGTGGCCGCACGCTCGGCCTGGTCGGTGAGAGCGGCTCCGGCAAGTCGACCGTCGGCCGGCTCGCCCTGCGGTTGATCGAACCCAGCAGTGGGGAGGTCTCCTTCCTCGGTCGGGACCTCGCCGCGATGAGCCGGGGCGAGCTGCGGTCACACCGACGCGGCATGCAGATGGTCTTCCAGGACCCGTACGCCTCGCTGGACCCGTCGATGACGGTCGGCCAGAGCATCGCCGAGCCGCTGGTGGTGCACTCCCGGCTCACTCCGGCCGAGCGTCGCTCCCGGATCGGACGGCTGCTGGAACGGGTCGGGCTGGACCCGTCGCTGGCCCGCCGGTCGCCGCGCTCGCTCTCCGGCGGTCAGCGCCAGCGGATCTCGTTCGCCCGCGCGCTGGCACTCGAACCCCAACTGATCATCTGTGACGAGCCGGTGAGCGCGCTGGACGTCTCCACCCGGTCGCAGATCGTCAACCTGGTCCAGGACATCCAGGAGGCTGAGGGCATCGCCTTCCTGTTCATCGCCCACGACCTCGCGTTGGTCCACCATGTCAGCCACGAACTGGCGGTGATGTACCTGGGCCGGGTGGTGGAGAGCGGTCCCGCCAGTCGGGTGTACTCCCACCCCGCGCACCCGTACACCCAGGCACTGCTGGCCTCGATGCTGACCCCGGCCAGTCACGGGCTCGCCGACCGGAGCACCCCGACCGGAGAGATCCCCAGCCCGATCGACCCACCGTCGGGTTGCCGGTTCCGCACCCGCTGCCCGCACGCGATGCCGCTGTGCGCAGCGGAGACCCCACAGCCGACGCCGGTGGCCGGCGGCGGCTGGTCCGCCTGTCACCTCACCGGCTGA
- a CDS encoding ABC transporter permease yields MSRPVGTDGTASTTGPDGTAGPEPGGLDRRDRGDTLVARVRSQPMTMVALGYLVLLSLLAVAAPLVSPYDPYATDFRAILDPPSAAHWLGTDDLGRDMLSRLLYASRSSLLACLQAVGLGLLGGVLLGVTAGYFGGWVDRLVMTLIDAVLSVPGLLLAMSIVGVLGPGLRNAMFALAVIFVPIFARLSRIQALAVREETYIEAARSIGVSHLRSVLRHVLPNIAGPLVVQVFITMAVAIVAEGAMSYLGLSIQPPEASWGNLLQRAFSSVASAPWLIFIPGLTITLTVVAFQVLGDGLSQAISGGHQQKAGNR; encoded by the coding sequence ATGAGCCGACCAGTGGGAACCGACGGCACCGCATCGACCACCGGGCCCGACGGCACCGCCGGGCCGGAGCCGGGCGGGCTCGACCGACGCGACCGCGGTGACACCCTCGTCGCCCGGGTCCGCAGCCAGCCGATGACCATGGTCGCCCTCGGTTACCTGGTGCTGCTCAGTCTGTTGGCGGTCGCCGCGCCGCTGGTCAGCCCGTACGACCCGTACGCCACCGACTTCCGGGCGATCCTCGACCCGCCGTCGGCCGCGCACTGGCTCGGTACCGACGACCTCGGTCGGGACATGCTCAGCCGGCTGCTGTACGCCTCCCGGTCCTCGCTGCTGGCCTGCCTGCAGGCGGTCGGCCTCGGCCTGCTCGGCGGGGTGCTGCTCGGGGTGACCGCCGGCTACTTCGGCGGCTGGGTGGACCGGCTGGTGATGACGCTGATCGACGCCGTGCTCAGCGTCCCCGGCCTGCTGCTGGCGATGTCCATCGTCGGCGTGCTCGGGCCCGGACTGCGCAATGCCATGTTCGCCCTCGCGGTCATCTTCGTGCCGATCTTCGCCCGGCTCAGCCGCATCCAGGCACTGGCGGTACGCGAGGAGACCTACATCGAGGCGGCCCGGTCGATCGGGGTCTCCCACCTGCGGTCGGTGTTGCGGCACGTGCTGCCCAACATTGCTGGTCCCCTGGTCGTCCAGGTCTTCATCACGATGGCCGTGGCGATCGTCGCCGAGGGCGCGATGAGTTACCTCGGGCTGAGCATCCAGCCGCCGGAGGCGAGCTGGGGCAACCTGCTGCAACGGGCATTCTCGTCGGTTGCCTCGGCACCCTGGTTGATCTTCATCCCCGGCCTGACCATCACCCTGACGGTCGTCGCCTTCCAGGTGCTCGGCGACGGACTCAGCCAGGCCATCTCCGGCGGGCACCAGCAGAAAGCGGGAAACCGATGA